A window of the Pseudomonas sp. B21_DOA genome harbors these coding sequences:
- a CDS encoding BCCT family transporter — protein MFYTSTALILLLTAILIIAPQEAGRMLGMAQAWLSRSFGWYYMVVIAAYLVFVVGLAFSSYGKLKLGSKDDTPDFSYGAWAGMLFSSGIGISLLYFGASEPLDHYFNPPEGTSASNLAARQAVQLTFLHWGLHGWAIYALVGLAVAYFAYRHNQPLALRSALYPLVGERWVKGAAGHAVDGFGMFVTLLGLVTNLGIGSLQVSSGLENLFGMEHSNTNLLIVIIVMSTVATIAAVSGVENGIRRLSNLNIVLFSGLLIFVLLFGPTLHLLNGFVQNIGDYLNGVVLKTFDLYVYEGDSAKSDRWLGLWTLFYWAWWISWAPFVGMFIARISRGRSVRELVAGVLLIPLGFTLAWLSIFGNSALDLVMNQGAVELGKTALEQPSMAIYQLLEHYPASKVVIGVSIFVGFVLFLTPADSGAVMMANLSCKGGNVDEDAPHWLRIFWSVVITLVTIGLLFAGNFEAMQTMVVLAGLPFSVVLICFMFGLHKAMRQDVQIEQEQAQLAERGRRGFSERLTQLDLQPSQSVVQRFMDKHVTPALEDAAAQLRNQGIEVQTLLGKAKRCMGVRVEMEEGNPFVYEVSLDGYLATPTESAQSDEARQRYYRAEVYLHNGSQDYDLMGFTPEQITRDVLDQFESHRQLLGRVYS, from the coding sequence GTGTTCTACACCTCGACCGCGCTGATTCTGTTGTTGACCGCCATTCTGATCATCGCCCCGCAAGAGGCCGGCAGAATGTTGGGCATGGCCCAGGCCTGGCTGTCGCGCAGCTTCGGCTGGTACTACATGGTAGTGATCGCCGCCTACCTGGTGTTTGTGGTCGGTCTGGCGTTTTCCTCGTACGGCAAACTCAAACTGGGCAGCAAGGACGACACCCCGGATTTCAGTTATGGCGCCTGGGCGGGGATGCTGTTCTCGTCGGGCATCGGCATTTCGCTGTTGTACTTCGGCGCGTCCGAGCCGCTGGATCACTACTTCAATCCGCCGGAAGGCACGTCGGCCAGCAATCTGGCGGCGCGGCAGGCGGTGCAACTGACTTTCCTGCACTGGGGCCTGCACGGCTGGGCGATTTACGCTTTGGTCGGTCTGGCCGTGGCGTATTTTGCCTATCGGCATAACCAGCCACTGGCGCTGCGTTCGGCGCTGTATCCACTGGTCGGCGAGCGTTGGGTCAAAGGCGCGGCCGGGCACGCGGTAGACGGCTTCGGCATGTTCGTGACCCTGCTGGGTCTGGTGACCAACCTGGGGATCGGCTCGCTGCAAGTGTCATCCGGGCTGGAAAACCTGTTCGGCATGGAGCACAGCAACACCAACCTGCTGATCGTCATCATCGTCATGAGCACCGTGGCGACCATCGCTGCCGTGTCGGGTGTGGAAAACGGCATCCGTCGTCTGTCCAACCTGAACATCGTGCTGTTCAGCGGTCTGCTGATTTTCGTCCTGCTGTTCGGCCCGACTTTGCACCTGCTCAACGGCTTCGTGCAGAACATCGGTGACTACCTCAACGGCGTGGTGCTGAAGACTTTCGACCTGTACGTCTATGAAGGCGACAGCGCCAAGTCTGATCGCTGGCTGGGTCTGTGGACTCTGTTCTACTGGGCGTGGTGGATTTCCTGGGCGCCATTCGTGGGCATGTTCATCGCGCGGATTTCCCGTGGCCGCAGCGTGCGTGAGCTGGTCGCCGGCGTGCTGCTGATTCCGCTGGGCTTCACTCTGGCGTGGCTGTCGATCTTCGGCAACTCGGCGCTGGATCTGGTGATGAACCAGGGCGCGGTGGAGCTGGGCAAGACAGCGCTAGAGCAGCCGTCGATGGCGATCTATCAGTTGCTTGAGCATTACCCGGCGTCGAAAGTCGTCATCGGGGTGTCGATCTTTGTCGGCTTCGTGCTGTTCCTGACCCCGGCCGACTCCGGCGCGGTGATGATGGCGAATCTTTCCTGCAAGGGCGGCAACGTCGATGAAGACGCGCCGCACTGGCTGCGGATCTTCTGGTCGGTGGTGATCACCCTGGTGACCATCGGCCTGCTGTTCGCCGGCAACTTCGAAGCCATGCAGACCATGGTCGTGCTGGCCGGCCTGCCGTTTTCGGTGGTGCTGATCTGCTTCATGTTCGGCCTGCACAAGGCGATGCGCCAAGACGTGCAGATCGAACAGGAGCAAGCGCAACTGGCCGAGCGCGGACGCCGTGGTTTCAGCGAGCGCTTGACGCAACTGGATCTGCAGCCGAGCCAATCGGTGGTGCAGCGCTTCATGGACAAACACGTCACCCCGGCGCTGGAAGATGCAGCGGCGCAATTGCGCAATCAGGGCATTGAAGTGCAAACGCTGTTGGGGAAGGCCAAGCGCTGCATGGGTGTGCGGGTCGAGATGGAAGAGGGCAACCCTTTCGTTTACGAAGTGAGCCTGGATGGTTATCTGGCGACCCCGACCGAATCGGCGCAATCGGATGAAGCGCGTCAGCGTTATTACCGCGCTGAGGTGTATCTGCACAATGGCAGTCAGGATTATGACTTGATGGGCTTTACGCCGGAGCAGATTACCCGGGATGTGCTCGATCAGTTTGAAAGCCATCGGCAGCTCCTTGGCCGGGTGTATAGCTAA
- the choW gene encoding choline ABC transporter permease subunit, translated as MLIDQKIPLGQYIAGFVEWLTQHGANTFDAIAVTLETMIHGVTFALTWFNPLVLIGLIAIIAHLIQRKWGLTAFVVASFLLILNLGYWQETMETLAQVLFATLVCVLIGVPLGIVAAHKPMFYTMMRPVLDLMQTVPTFVYLIPTLTLFGLGVVPGLISTVVFAIAAPIRLTYLGIRDVPQELMDAGKAFGCSRRQLLSRIELPHAMPSIAAGITQCIMLSLSMVVIAALVGADGLGKPVVNALNTADIALGFEAGLAIVLLAIMLDRICKQPDAKVGGDA; from the coding sequence ATGCTGATTGATCAGAAAATACCTTTAGGCCAGTACATCGCGGGCTTCGTCGAATGGTTGACGCAACACGGCGCCAACACTTTCGACGCAATCGCCGTGACACTGGAAACGATGATCCACGGCGTGACGTTTGCGCTGACCTGGTTCAACCCGTTGGTGCTGATTGGCCTGATTGCCATCATTGCCCATCTGATTCAACGCAAGTGGGGCCTGACCGCGTTCGTGGTCGCCTCGTTCCTGCTGATCCTCAACCTGGGGTACTGGCAGGAAACCATGGAAACCCTCGCCCAGGTGCTGTTCGCCACCCTGGTCTGCGTGTTGATCGGCGTGCCGCTGGGCATCGTCGCCGCGCACAAACCGATGTTCTACACCATGATGCGGCCGGTGCTCGATCTGATGCAGACCGTACCGACCTTCGTTTACCTCATTCCTACCCTGACCCTCTTCGGGCTGGGTGTGGTTCCGGGCCTGATCTCCACGGTGGTGTTCGCCATCGCGGCGCCGATCCGCCTGACCTACCTGGGCATCCGTGATGTCCCGCAAGAACTGATGGACGCCGGCAAGGCCTTCGGCTGCTCGCGTCGCCAATTGCTCTCAAGGATCGAACTGCCGCACGCCATGCCGAGCATCGCGGCCGGCATCACCCAGTGCATCATGCTGTCGCTCTCGATGGTGGTGATCGCGGCACTGGTCGGCGCCGACGGACTCGGCAAACCGGTGGTCAACGCACTGAACACTGCTGATATTGCGCTGGGCTTCGAAGCAGGCCTGGCAATCGTACTGCTGGCGATCATGCTCGACCGTATCTGCAAACAACCCGACGCCAAAGTAGGGGGTGACGCATGA
- a CDS encoding choline ABC transporter substrate-binding protein encodes MKGSPSLLLAALLSLPLLAQAAEPAQCSLVNFSDVGWTDITATTATTSVVLNALGYKTKTTMISVPVTYKSLADGKNMDVFLGNWMPTMENDIKPYRDAGTVDTVRTNLKGAKYTLAVPQALYDKGLHDFADIAKFKKELDGKIYGIEPGNDGNRLIQSMIDKDAFGLKTAGFKIVESSEAGMLSQVDRAQKRDTAVVFLGWAPHPMNKRFKIQYLTGGDDFFGPDFGAATVATNTRKGYAEECSNVGQLLKNLEFTVDMESELMGNILDDKMKPDAAAKAWLKKNPQVLDTWLAGVTTIDGKPGLEAVKAKLAP; translated from the coding sequence ATGAAAGGTTCCCCGTCGTTGTTGTTGGCCGCCCTGCTGAGTCTGCCGTTACTGGCGCAAGCCGCAGAACCGGCACAGTGCAGCCTCGTTAACTTCTCCGATGTCGGCTGGACCGACATCACCGCGACCACCGCCACCACTTCTGTTGTTCTCAACGCCCTCGGCTACAAAACCAAAACCACCATGATCTCCGTGCCCGTGACCTACAAGTCGCTGGCCGACGGCAAGAACATGGACGTGTTTCTCGGTAACTGGATGCCGACCATGGAGAACGACATCAAGCCGTATCGCGATGCCGGCACTGTCGACACCGTGCGCACCAACCTCAAGGGCGCCAAGTACACCCTCGCCGTGCCGCAAGCCCTGTACGACAAAGGCCTGCATGACTTCGCCGACATCGCCAAATTCAAGAAAGAGCTCGACGGCAAGATCTACGGCATCGAGCCGGGCAACGACGGCAACCGGCTGATCCAGAGCATGATCGACAAGGACGCCTTCGGCCTGAAGACCGCAGGCTTCAAGATCGTCGAATCTTCCGAGGCCGGCATGCTCTCGCAAGTCGACCGGGCGCAGAAGCGCGACACCGCCGTGGTCTTCCTCGGCTGGGCACCGCATCCGATGAACAAGCGCTTCAAGATTCAATACCTGACCGGCGGCGACGACTTCTTCGGCCCCGATTTCGGCGCAGCCACCGTGGCGACCAACACCCGCAAGGGTTACGCCGAAGAATGCAGCAACGTCGGTCAGCTGTTGAAAAACCTGGAGTTCACCGTCGACATGGAAAGTGAACTGATGGGCAACATCCTCGACGACAAGATGAAGCCTGACGCGGCCGCCAAGGCCTGGCTGAAAAAGAATCCACAGGTGCTCGATACCTGGCTCGCTGGCGTGACCACCATTGACGGTAAACCAGGCCTGGAGGCCGTGAAAGCCAAGCTCGCGCCTTGA
- the choV gene encoding choline ABC transporter ATP-binding protein: MSIIRFEDVDVIFSKDPREALKLLDQGMTRNEILKKTGQIVGVEKATLDINKGEICVLMGLSGSGKSSLLRCINGLNTVSRGKLFVEHENRQIDIASCTPAELKMMRTKRIAMVFQKFALMPWLTVRENISFGLEMQGRPEKERKKLVDEKLELVGLTQWRNKKPDELSGGMQQRVGLARALAMDADILLMDEPFSALDPLIRQGLQDELLELQRKLSKTIVFVSHDLDEALKLGSRIAIMKDGRIIQYSVPEEIVLNPADDYVRTFVAHTNPLNVLCGRSLMRTLDKCKRINGSVCLDPGGDSWLDLAEGNTIKGARQNGSVLNLQNWAPGQAVEGLERKPTLVDSNIGMRDALQIRYQTGNKLVLHDNNHVVGILGDSELYHALLGKNLG; encoded by the coding sequence ATGAGCATAATTCGCTTCGAAGACGTTGACGTAATCTTCTCCAAAGACCCGCGCGAGGCACTCAAGCTGCTCGATCAGGGCATGACCCGCAACGAGATCCTGAAGAAGACCGGTCAGATCGTCGGCGTGGAAAAAGCCACGCTGGACATCAACAAAGGCGAGATCTGCGTGCTGATGGGCCTCTCCGGCTCGGGCAAGTCGAGCCTGCTGCGCTGCATCAACGGCCTCAACACGGTGAGCCGCGGCAAGCTGTTCGTCGAGCATGAAAACCGTCAGATCGACATCGCGTCCTGCACGCCCGCCGAGCTGAAGATGATGCGCACCAAGCGCATTGCCATGGTTTTCCAGAAGTTCGCCTTGATGCCTTGGCTGACAGTGCGCGAGAACATCAGTTTCGGTCTGGAAATGCAGGGTCGACCGGAGAAGGAACGCAAGAAACTGGTCGACGAGAAACTCGAACTGGTCGGCCTGACCCAATGGCGCAACAAGAAGCCGGACGAACTCTCCGGCGGCATGCAGCAGCGCGTCGGCCTCGCCCGCGCGCTGGCCATGGACGCCGACATTCTGCTGATGGACGAACCGTTCTCGGCTCTCGACCCGCTGATCCGCCAAGGCCTGCAGGATGAACTGCTGGAGCTGCAACGCAAGCTGAGCAAGACCATCGTGTTCGTCAGCCACGACCTCGATGAAGCGCTCAAACTGGGTAGCCGCATCGCGATCATGAAGGACGGTCGGATCATCCAGTACAGCGTGCCGGAAGAAATCGTCCTCAACCCGGCGGACGACTATGTGCGGACCTTCGTCGCCCACACCAATCCACTCAACGTACTCTGCGGCCGCAGCCTGATGCGCACGCTGGACAAGTGCAAACGCATCAACGGCTCGGTATGCCTGGATCCTGGCGGCGACTCGTGGCTGGACCTGGCCGAAGGCAACACCATCAAAGGCGCACGCCAGAACGGCTCGGTGCTGAACCTGCAGAACTGGGCACCGGGGCAAGCAGTGGAAGGCCTGGAGCGCAAACCGACGCTGGTGGACTCGAACATCGGCATGCGTGACGCGCTGCAGATCCGATATCAGACCGGCAACAAGCTGGTGCTGCACGATAACAATCATGTGGTGGGGATTCTCGGCGACAGCGAGTTGTATCACGCGTTGTTGGGCAAGAATCTGGGGTAA